In the Mycolicibacter minnesotensis genome, TCAGCGCCGCAGCCCCGCCCCGCTTGCTCGACGAACTCGGCTACTACCTGATGGCCGGAGCAGGTGGCGAGGGTCCGGCAACCCTGGTACACGAAGCGCAACGCGGCGAGCAGTTGGGCTTCGGCACCGCGTTCCTGTCCGAACGGTGGAACATCAAAGAGGCTTCGTCGCTCAGCGGTGCGGCGTGCGCGGTCACGTCGCGCATGCAGATCGCCACGGCGGCGACCAACCACAACACCCGCCACCCGCTCATCACCGCATCCTGGGCCACCACCATGCACCGGATGTCCGGCGGCCGGTTCACCCTCGGAATAGGCCGCGGAATCGGCCCCATCTATGCGGGATTCGGCATACCCAAGGTCACCACCGCCCAGCTGGAGGATTTCGGGACGGTCATGCGGCGGCTGTGGCGCGGCGAGCTCATCGTCAACCACGACGGTCCCATCGGTGCCTACCCGCTGCTGTTCCTCGACGGGGATTTCCGGGAAGACATCCGACTCGCGCTGGTCGCGTTCGGCCCCAAGACGCTGGCGTTGGGTGGGCGCGCCTTCGACGACGTCATCCTGCACACCTACTTCACCCCGCAGACCATGCAACGCAGTGTCCGCACGGTCAAAGAAGCCGCCGAGCGGGCCGGGCGGGATCCCGGCAGTGTGCGGGTCTGGTCATGTCTGGCCACCGTCGGCGACCATCTCCCCGAAGAGCTGCGCCTGAAGAAGACGGTCGCCCGGCTGGCGACCTACCTGCAGGGTTACGGTGACCTCATGGTCGCGACCAATGACTGGAACCCCGCAGTCCTGCAACGCTTTCGGCAGGATAGCGTCGTGCAGTCCATCGCCGGAGGTATCGACGCCAAAGCCACCGCAGCGCAGATCGAACACATCGCCACCCTTCTTCCCGACGAGTGGCTTGTGCCGGCCGCCACCGGAGCGCCGACCCGATGCGCCCAACGTATCCGCGACGAGTTGAGCTACGGCGCCGACCGCGTCATCTTGCACGGGGCCACGCCTGACGAATTGGAACCCATCGTGGCTGCCTACCGTGCGGGTTGACCGCGGCGCCTCCCGGCGCGGTCGGCCACGGCGGATCGGGACAGAGGCGATAACCCGAGCAGTTCTGGAGATCGGCCCCCAGGACGCCACCATCCGCCGCGTCGCCGAACACCTCGGCGTGAGCCTTCCCGGGCTCTATCACCACGTCAAGAATCAAGACGACCTGCTGAAACTCGTTGCCAGCCAATCCTTGCAGTCCGCGTCGCCGCCCCGCTTCGACGGCAATAAGGATTGGGCGCAGTGGTTGAGGCAGTACGCCATGTTCCTTCGCTCTGCGTTGGCGGCGGAACCCGCCCTATTGGAGAAGTTCATCAGCGGTGCCGCCGAATACGACGGCGAGTTGGACTACGTCGGCCATGCCCTCGACGCGCTGCGTGCCCAAGGATTGTCCGCACGCGATTGCCTGGACGTGTACTCCGCGGTGACCGACTTGGCGATGGGTGCGGTCAGCGAAGCGCATCGCGAGTACGTCCATGCGCGCCAGGGCAATCCATGGCGTGCCCGCCTGTACGCCGCCCTGGAGCGCTCCGATGCCGGCGAGCATGCGACGCTGCGGACCATCGCCGAGGCCGGACTTGATCCCTTCACTGCAGAAGCTTTCGAACGCCGGGTAGAGCTGCTCATCGAGGGCATCGCCGCTCGCTACCGTCTGCCGGCTCCCGCGTCGGG is a window encoding:
- a CDS encoding TetR/AcrR family transcriptional regulator C-terminal domain-containing protein — its product is MRVDRGASRRGRPRRIGTEAITRAVLEIGPQDATIRRVAEHLGVSLPGLYHHVKNQDDLLKLVASQSLQSASPPRFDGNKDWAQWLRQYAMFLRSALAAEPALLEKFISGAAEYDGELDYVGHALDALRAQGLSARDCLDVYSAVTDLAMGAVSEAHREYVHARQGNPWRARLYAALERSDAGEHATLRTIAEAGLDPFTAEAFERRVELLIEGIAARYRLPAPASGASPSEAER
- a CDS encoding TIGR03857 family LLM class F420-dependent oxidoreductase, with the protein product MLEPISAAAPPRLLDELGYYLMAGAGGEGPATLVHEAQRGEQLGFGTAFLSERWNIKEASSLSGAACAVTSRMQIATAATNHNTRHPLITASWATTMHRMSGGRFTLGIGRGIGPIYAGFGIPKVTTAQLEDFGTVMRRLWRGELIVNHDGPIGAYPLLFLDGDFREDIRLALVAFGPKTLALGGRAFDDVILHTYFTPQTMQRSVRTVKEAAERAGRDPGSVRVWSCLATVGDHLPEELRLKKTVARLATYLQGYGDLMVATNDWNPAVLQRFRQDSVVQSIAGGIDAKATAAQIEHIATLLPDEWLVPAATGAPTRCAQRIRDELSYGADRVILHGATPDELEPIVAAYRAG